The Coturnix japonica isolate 7356 chromosome 9, Coturnix japonica 2.1, whole genome shotgun sequence genomic interval GCTCGGTCCGGCCGCCATGATGGCTTCCGCCGCCGCGCACCCGCCTCCCCCTCCCGTCACCGCCGTCCCGGTTCCCGTCGCACCGTCCGCCGTCCCGCCGcctcccccgccgccccccgccgccccggGGATCCTGATCGGAGACCGGCTGTACTCGGAGGTGTCCCTGACCATCGACCACTCGCTGATCCCCGAGGAGCGCCTCTCGCCCACCCCTTCCATGCAGGACGGCCTGGACCTGCAGTGCGAGACCGACCTGCGCATCCTGGGCTGCGAGCTGATCCAGGCGGCCGGGATCCTGCTGCGGCTGCCGCAGgtgggagcggggccgggggccgCCATTGtgccggggggcggcggcggagccCGGCACAAAATGGCGGCGGGCGCGCGCGCTGACGGGCCGCCTCCTCCTCTGTGCCCTCACAGGTGGCGATGGCGACGGGGCAGGTGCTGTTCCACCGCTTCTTCTACTCCAAGTCCTTCGTCAAACACAGCTTCGAggtgagcggggccgggggcggcgcTGGGCGCGTTGTATCGGGCTTTGCGACGGGTCTGACGGAGCCGGGCCTTCCCCGCAGATCGTGGCCATGGCCTGCATCAACCTCGCGTCTAAGATCGAAGAGGCGCCGCGGCGGATCCGGGACGTGATCAACGTGTTCCACCACCTGAGGCAGCTCAGAGCCAAGAGGTAAGGCCGGCTGCCGCCCCGCCGCGCCCTCACACTGTCCGTGGCAGCATTAACACCACGAGCCGCTCAGCACACACACCTCACATCTCCTGGTGCCTTCCCCCTGGTTGTGCTGGCAGCCGGGTGGCTGTTTGCAGAAGGGGAGGCTGAGCTTGGAGTGATAGCGATGGTATTTTGtagaaatggtgatttttggAAGGGATCTAAGAGCGTGGCCTGGTTTACAGAGTGTACAGCTGTAATGACAGCACCTCTACAAGGAGGAAGTGCAGTTGAGCCTTGGAAGCTGGAGGTATCTCTAATGGCAAAAAGTGAGGCTTGTGGCCTTTTATGGTACCGTGTGCTTGATGGAGTGTAAGCTCACCTGATCCATGTGCGGATCTGTGGCTGCGGAGCTGTTTTCAGTTGTGAGTGCctaattctgcttttttgtgtgGGAATTCATGTCTGTTTTCATGTGGAAAGCAGATCATGTgttaaagagggaaaaggaagggggaaagggaagaagagatcCCATTAAACACACAGTTTCCTTAAATGTGTCGTGTAGCAGAGTTAGAGACTGAGGTGGGAGACTTCAGCTGTGGTGAAGTGCCTTTATTTCTAGAGTGTGATTACTTAAGGCAATCTGTAGCTCGAAAGGTAGGGATAGTTCTCAGCCAGGTTTTTAAATTCACACTCTCACATATGGCTTTGTATCACCAGGTTAATGCAGGAGTTCACACTGAGCCCTGTGTTACCTTCTGGAGGGAGTAGAAATCCCTTAGGGAGAAGCCAGCAGTTCCTTGGGACATTTATCCTGGTTGTGATTCTGTGGCATCTAAAACTTCTCTCACTGCCCTGTGCTCGTGTCTTTGGAGTTAGCTTCAGATAAAAGAGTGATTCACTGTTAAAGTTCCCATGGCCCTTAGTTTTGTGGTGGGGTTTTTCTCCCCCATTTCCATCTGCGTTGTTGTCCCTGATGGCCCAGAGGGAGTTTGTGAAGTTATGCAGAATGTGGATTGTGTGTTGTTCTCCTTTATGACGAGGGAGTCTGGCTTTTGGATTGTTGAAGCTGATGGAGTGATTCCTAATGTTTTGGCCTTGATCTGGATGCACAAGCCTGGTTAGTTGTATTGCAGTGCCTTTTACATTTTAGTAAGGAGAATACAAAGGTTTTGTGCTATACAAAGGATCAGAGGATGATACAAAGGACCAAAGGATGAACTTAACCTGTGAACTGAAGTCTTTCCAGCCAGCCTGTTCCAAAGCAGAATGTCACTTACACATGTTACATGGTGACTTAAATGCATCATGTCATGAAGTCACGCACTTCTGCCCCGTTATTGTCTGCAAAAATGGGTTTTGTTGGTCTGAGATTCTGAGTGAATCTGCATGCAACCAATCTTAAAATGCCCAAGTCTGACATCCaggcttgctttttctttttaaacaggaTGTAAACGTTTTTCTGTACTTTGTACAAGTTGACAAGTACATGATCTGTACACGTTATTAACTTCAactcttttttcccttgcaaCCGACTATACAGCGACCAGCTACATTTACCAAAGCCTGGGTGATGTGGAGTGGTACATAAAGATGAAGCTTTCGTCATGGCAACAGTGAGTGAAGTATCGAAAATCCCCAAGGAGAAGCCAGTGCTCTGAGAATAGGTCACTGGAATCGGGGGACTAACAGGTTGGCCGATGGTGAACCATTTGGAAGAACTCCTGTACCTTGTTAtaagcttttttctttgctgtccaGGTTTTTAGAATACTAGCTTAATCCTCTTTTATCTGAAGCTAACACTTAGACTGTAGTTAGTTTCTCACACCCAACCCAGAGCTGAGATGAATGGTCAGGCTGCTGTactttctttctgcctgtagTTGAGTTTTTCCATTAATTGAAGCTCTTAACCCACACATGACATTTGATAGACTTGCTTTCTTAAACAGTTTTGGGTTCTTAGGTCCACCTTGTGGATCTGTGTAAGTGCAGTTTGAGTTGTAGTCAAACATGCCTCCATCACAGGGGGAAGCAGAAGTCTTTAAATTCGTAAAGCTATGTATGTAAATGATGTGCAAGTGGTCcttatgtgtgtgtttgtgggaATGGGAATGGCATTGGGATTTCCTTTTGTAAGTCATGTAGTCAACTGAGTTACTGCGAGGTCGTATTTCTAATGctgggaaataagaaaaagctCTAAGTGCTCTGTAAGCTAGAAGTGTTGAGGACAAGCACGCTGTCTTTGGGATCTCTCACAAGCATATGTCATGTAGTATTGCATGTGAAATGTTTGTGTGCATGAAGAAAAGTCGTATTATGAACATACTGCTTTTGTGCTGAAATATCTCTGTTCTCAGACAAGCATAACTCATGTTTAATATGCACAATGTAGTTTGAAGTTGGTTTTTATATATCTTAAATGTgcctgaaagctgcagaaagtcTTTATGAGGCTTCAACCGAATGTGACTGCTGTCATTTGTAACCTCACAAGTGTTGCTGTGAGATGTTGGTTGGCTGTTCCTCGCTTCCATTGCAGCCGTCCCACAGTCCCACACTTGTGCTCAGGTGGCTGCGTTAATTCAGTGCTGTTCTTAACTGTTCCATGAACCTGCAGTGCCTGTATTTACAATGCTGGGGACAAACGTACAACTCTCTTTCTTCTGGAATTGGCTGCCATAAGAGAGATGTGCTGCTCTTTGAAATGAGATGCTGATGTCACACTGCACTGATAGAAGGACGTGTTGCATTtcaaacacaaagcacacacGTGGTCCTTTTCCTCCTACTTACTGTGTGTTGCACAGGTATCAAACATTAGTGCTGCATCTGATGAAGCTGTAGCTCTGTCAAGCACGCAGATCCTGTTTGCCAGAGGGATTTTAAACAAGCATGTTTAATTTATTCTGTTGGGAATGCATTACAGCGTGCTTATCTTCAGAGTCTCTAAATCCAGATTAAGTTTTGTGGCTGTTGGAGTGATTTACCAGGACgggcactgtgtgctgctcatAAGTATGAAGTcgtcctgcagtgctgcttctggTTTGTAACAAGGGACTGGAAGTAGGAAATCGTAAtactgctttgctgtgtgggGTTTGAAGCTTAGTTTTCTATAGAAGCTTTTAAATCATTTCCCTGACATGGTGTGTGGGCCCAGAACTGATTACTTACCAGTTCTGAGTAGTaagagcagcagatgcagcatCCAGTTCCTCTCCTTGCCTTTCAGTTGGAATGATAAAAAGTTTTGCACAGGGAAATCTCTGAAGTCCCCAGCTCCTAAATAATGACATCCCCACactgtggagctgctggcaaAAGTGCTAAGCTGGTAAATCTTACCCAGTGGGGAACGTaagtgctgcctgcagtgagATGCAGCACAGTCATATGCAGATCACTGTTCTGAAGGAGATAAAAGGCTGTTTGTCCACTTCTGGAAATACTTCCTGGATAAACTGATACTTTATGGCCTCCTGAGGTCTGTAGATCTCTGGAACTTGTCTCATAGGTGACAGAGCAGGTAACTGAGGGCACACAGAGTAAAGCACAATTCCAGCTGTACGGTGATGTTGAGTTCCTATCACTCAGCTGTCAAACACATACAGAGTCTGCAGCAATGCTTTAGCCCTGCAGAATGACAGCAAAGCTTCACATGCAGGAAGGCTGGCAGCCTTTCCTCTTGCACTGTTAgcttactgcttttgttttatgacTTCTAGAAATGGCTTTTAGAGAGAGCAGGCTCATTTGGAAGGCAGTGATCCCACTGCAGGGTGTGACATGACCCCAGGTAGCTGCATATCAGAGCTGTGTATCAGCTGCTCAAGGTGTTTCCTCTAGAATTGACTGCTCTGAAACATTCTGCCAAGGAACCTAGACTTGtttctgctctcagtgcagCCATTCAGATCCTGTTACGTCAGTGATCTCTTAGATAAAACTATATCAAGTAATGCTGTTATAAAACTCAGCAGTTGGAAGTGAATTGGCTTCAGCTGCTTGAACCCGTAGCTGGTTCTTTCAAGCAGCCCTCCCACTCCAGAGCATTATATTCAAACTGCACTTGCCGTGTTTGCTGATGATGTCCTGACTGCTCCATGGGACTGGTCACCTTAAACTTAAGTCCTTCTTCTCCAGTTACCTTgtgaaaaatggcatttttggcGTTACATGTGAAATATGACAAACCTCAGGAACTCCCTGAGTGAGAGTTAATGAGCACAGTGCCTTTACACGGGGTGGAggatgctgacagcagcagtgcttctgcTTGAGCTGCTGACCCTGGtaccacagagctgctgggagccgTTCCTGGGCCCCTTGGCAAGGGCTGGGGGAGCTCATGCTTCAGGTGCATGGAGATCCAGCACGGTGTTTGTGTTAGTGCAGTGCATGGCTGCTTGTATCCTTTGACCAAAGGCTGCAGTCATCCTTCCAGGCGGCTGCAGAAAGTGCACCCACCTCACAGCCAGgtttgctgcagctgggcagcccTGTGGTTACCCTTGTAATTCCACTGACCCTTCCTTTATGGGATGGGACCATAGGGAGGTTCTGAGTGTTGTTTCCACTCTCACTGGGGAAAAAGCCGCGTGATGAACCCGTGGAACTTGCACTGACTCAGGAAAGACAATTCAGTAATGAAACgtgaaatattttgaatctttgctgtgctgtttcctaTTCAGGGTAGCGTAAGTGTGTCACTGGTACTTGGAGTGAACTAGAGCTGTGGGGTAAGCAGCTGTGGATTACTGGAGTGTGAGCAGCTGCAACACGATGCTTGTGCACCAGGAGGCACATGGGATGAGTGGGGAAGGATCTTCCTTTGAGGCAGTGGGTGCAGTGTGGGGAGTGATGACAGCTGGAGCCCCAGCACAGATGAAGGGAGACCAACGGGCACGATGCTTGTGCCTGAACCACACAGTGGGTTGTTGCAGTTggaacaaaaaagccaaaaagctTTGAAGAGTTGAGGTTTTGGATTTGGAAGGAGTCGGGGGTTGAATTGATGGTACCAGACTTTGGAATTTTGCCTTGCTGTACAGTCACTGATGGATGTCTGCAGTGTGCAGAACCACAGTTTTAAAGTCTAAATGCTTTGCTGTATTAGACTTGTTGTACATCACAGTAGGGCTCTTTCTGTCAAGATCTCAGTAACGTTATCTTCTGGGGCACATGAAACTGCAGCTTCCAAAGCACACGCTTGCTACATTAACATCAGTAAAACccttctgaaagctgttctgGCTTCTGTTCTGGCAGAGGTAACAGCATCGTGCTCTTTCTCCCCACCTCCATTGTGCAAAACAAAGGTTCTCTGAGTTCTTTGCTGAAAAGGTGACTCTAttccagcagctggggctgtgtttTGTGTGCACAGTAGGGAAGGATCTTTGTAATCCATGTAATCCATAGGCAGTCAAACGCAGGAACTAAACTAGTCTATCTAAACTTGGACAGCACAAGATTAATGCTTAAACTTGCTTGCAGGAGTTGAAAATCGTTTTCTGTTGCCATTAGTTGGttggaagggaaaacagagtTGTTGCTATTTTTTGGATATGCAAaacagttttgattttatttcttgcaaACTATAGGACTCCAAGCCCCCTGATGCTTGATCAGAACTACATAAACACCAAAAATCAAGTaatcaaagcagaaaggagggtACTGAAGGAGTTGGGATTTTGTGTTCATGTCAAGCATCCACATAAGGTGAGTAATCAGTGATAATGTAACTTGTAAAGAGTGTCCTGCCCTGAAGGTGTCACCGTGGGCTATGAGACAACAGGCGCAGATGTAAAAACAATCAGACTTCATCTGCTTATTCCGTAGCTGTTGTCAGTTGTGCTTTTGCATGAGTGCTCATGCAAGTAGCTGTACTGACCTGTGGTAGCAgtgacctccctgggcaacgCTGCAGGTGGTTGGTTTTGAAAGCCACAgaccaggagcagagcagtgcctgaaCGAGGCTGCTGATGCTGTGGGCATAGAGTGCGTAGCTAGAAAAGGAGGAGCCCACCATGTCTTGCTGTTTGGCtgtcagtatttatttatttactgttgcTTCATTTGTTAAAACtgagtctttttttctctttctttgcccTCAGATCATTGTGATGTATTTACAAGTCTTAGAGTGTGAACGTAATCAAACCCTGGTACAGACAGCCTGGTAAGttactttctgttctctttctagCCAGGAAAATAGTAGCAGAAATAATAAGCCTGATGATCCATATGCAAAGCAATGAGATGTAAGTCATTATATAACTATTTACTTCCAAAACACGATAGTGCTTGTTTCTGCTTACTATTTTCATGGCTTGATTCCACTCTGTAATGGAGAACTCAATttaactttgttcttttttctacTCTTTAATTAAAGGGTAGTCCCTGATGGTAAGTCATAGAGCTCTGCCCTCGCACCTCAGCCCATGACCTGGGGATGGCCTGTTTGGCTGCCCTTCTCTCCAGCCAACCCAGTGCAAGCTCTCATCCGAGATTCACTGAAGTGGTCCATATCCATCGGGCAACATCTTCTAGTTCTGTCTGGGTGTCAAAAGGATTTGTATATTTGCTTTGAGAAGTACCTgttcaaaatgtttctaaatgtaTTTGTTGCCTAGCTACTGTATACTGCAGTTTATTTAAAGGGCCCATGGACACATTGGGGAGATCGTCTGCCAACATAAACTGAGTAGCTGTAACACTTGGCTAGACTCaagggttggttttttgttttccataataAATTAGTGCATGAAGCATGTTCACTTAGTATCCGTATGGGCACTGTTCTGTACAGCCAATACTTGCTGACTGCTGTTCGTTTCTCTCCCATAGCTCAGAAACTTTAAAAGTCATGGAGATCTCTGCTGTTTAAACGTATCTCTTGGCATGTAGTGCGTGGCAGTGCTCCATGCTGGAACAGAGGTAGCCTAGAGAAGTAGGAGATCTGGTGCTGACTTGTAGCTCTTTTTTAACATGAAGGTTTTAAACACAGCGAGCGAATTGGATGCTTTTCCTTTGGGATGAAATTGATGTTAATCAAAGCACACATAAAGCTTTAAACGCAATGTTCTGTGAACCGTATCGGTTGCATCTAGCCTCTGGAAAATGGTAGGTTCAAaacatgctgtattttcatgtttgaGTCTTGAGCAGATTGATTTGGAAACGTGAGAACTTTGGTGTTTGAAGCAAACAGCTGCAGGATGAGAAGTACTTGCTGGTTTGCTGCTCAGTGGACACTTCACGGTGCAGTGTAACTGACAGGAAGCTGTTACACAGCGCTACTTGCATTGGCTTTTCAGAGCAATGGGAATGGTGCAGACTTCTTTCATAGAAGTAAGAACTGTAGTTCTTCCCAAAGAACTACGTAGTAACTAAAGAGCGCAAAAGTATTTAatagaataacagaaaaaataataaagtcaATTGAGTCTCCAGTATTGTTGTCCTAAAGATGCAGACCTGAGATCCAACCCTGCCTGAATTCTGTCTTTTAGGAATTACATGAATGACAGCCTGCGAACAAACGTGTTTGTTCGCTTTCAGCCAGAGACTATAGCATGTGCTTGCATTTATCTTGCTGCTAGAGCTCTGCAGGTGAGTGCTGTTCTGCCTTTCTATGGACTTCTATTGCTAGAAGCTCAGTGTCAAGAAGATAGTGAGAGTGTCTGTGCTGTGATCCATGATCTCCAATTaaggtttgttgttttcagaTTCCCTTACCCACCCGCCCGCACTGGTTCCTGCTCTTTGGCACTACGGAGGAGGAGATCCAGGAGAtctgcctcaccactctgaaGCTCTACACCAGAAAGAAGGTACCACCCTCAGGATGTGTTTGCTCTGGGGCGGGTTTTGTTGTCACATCAGCTGTCTCAGCTGTGTGGGGATGCTGGGGCACATCTCCATGTAGGTGCAGCTGtaagggctgtgctgtgccgctgctgctctctgggggGGCTGAGATGGGATggcaggagctcagcagtgAGTCGCGTTGCTGGGCAGGCGGTTACAAGATCCGTGTTTTGGAGGAGTGGGATggaaaaaacagctttgtgCCTCTTGTTACTTTAATAGCCCAATTACGAGTTACTGGataaagaagtggaaaaaaggaaaatggcacTGCAGGAAGCCAAACTGAAGGCAAAAGGCTTAAATCCGGATGGAACTCCAGCACTTTCCACACTGGGTGGCTTTTCTCCTGCATCCAAACCATGTAAGCTGCTTCTCTTGTACAGGAACTTGCATGACGCTATTGGAGTACTGTCAAACTGATGGGTTTAAATGTAGTTTGCTGGTTGAGCTGCAGGGCAACGCAGACTTTATCACAGagctaagaaacaaaataaatttgtcCACAGTCACTGAGAAGTGAAATAGCAAATCAGGGGAAgtaaagctgctctgctctccctgtcATCTGCACTTCCGCAGGGGGGATGGGGACGCACTAATGGTGTGTTCCCTGCAGGTTGCAGCAGTGTCCAGGCTGGGTATGTTGCATTGCTGTGTTACAGAGACGCTCTGGATT includes:
- the CCNL1 gene encoding cyclin-L1: MMASAAAHPPPPPVTAVPVPVAPSAVPPPPPPPPAAPGILIGDRLYSEVSLTIDHSLIPEERLSPTPSMQDGLDLQCETDLRILGCELIQAAGILLRLPQVAMATGQVLFHRFFYSKSFVKHSFEIVAMACINLASKIEEAPRRIRDVINVFHHLRQLRAKRTPSPLMLDQNYINTKNQVIKAERRVLKELGFCVHVKHPHKIIVMYLQVLECERNQTLVQTAWNYMNDSLRTNVFVRFQPETIACACIYLAARALQIPLPTRPHWFLLFGTTEEEIQEICLTTLKLYTRKKPNYELLDKEVEKRKMALQEAKLKAKGLNPDGTPALSTLGGFSPASKPSSPREVKTEEKSPVPLNTKTIKKEPEERQQASKSPYNGMRKESKRSRSSRSASRSRSRTKSRSRSHTPRRHYNNRRSLSGTYSSRSRSRSRSHSGSPRRHHNHGSPHLKAKHSREELKSANRHGHKRKKSRSRSQSKSRDHSDAAKKHRHDRGHHRDRRERSRSFERSHKGKHHSSSRSGHSRHRR